One stretch of Sandaracinaceae bacterium DNA includes these proteins:
- a CDS encoding DUF58 domain-containing protein: protein MSDALQTAAAPDSLVRPPSAPREGWLPGRRLLFLAALGLPLALLDGGSGLGLLAALGYDACLLAGALLEARGLARRLPRVERHVLDRLVVGRTARAELLVHNTQPGKLRLRLRDTPPPALVLGPEELAADMAPHARARLAYTITPSRRGSFQLGDVYLQLEGPLGLGALRTRVPLRETVRVYPDVLGARGDELQLRLRDQHSAGARQVRQVGGGGEFAQLREYVAGDPFRDLDWKSTAKRRRPVTRVLQQERSQTILLCLDVGRMMAGRMDDGATRAGVTKLDHALDAALMLAWFALRQGDYVGLVIFGAGVSAFVPPGRGSGHYARLLEASFDAEAQPTFVNFRTLVAFVRTRVKKRALVVLFSDLLDEEHAMPLAENAAVLRQKHLPLCVTLEEPVAVRLADAPVSHASDVYARAAAADLLMDRERVKAHLTKNGVGLVEAPASELALSTVRRYLEIKAKHAL from the coding sequence GTGAGCGATGCGCTCCAGACGGCAGCCGCACCCGACAGCCTGGTAAGGCCTCCCTCCGCGCCGCGCGAGGGATGGTTGCCCGGGCGGCGCCTGTTGTTCTTGGCAGCGCTCGGCCTGCCGTTGGCGCTGCTGGACGGTGGCTCCGGCCTCGGGCTCTTGGCCGCGCTCGGGTACGATGCGTGCCTGCTGGCCGGGGCGCTCCTCGAGGCGCGCGGCCTCGCACGGCGCTTGCCACGCGTGGAGCGTCACGTGCTGGACCGCTTGGTGGTGGGCCGCACCGCGCGCGCGGAGCTCTTGGTCCACAATACTCAGCCCGGGAAGCTGCGCCTCCGGCTGCGTGACACCCCGCCTCCCGCGCTGGTGCTGGGCCCCGAGGAGCTGGCTGCCGACATGGCGCCGCACGCGCGCGCGCGGCTCGCCTACACCATCACGCCGTCTCGGCGCGGCAGCTTCCAGCTGGGTGACGTGTACCTACAGCTCGAGGGGCCGCTGGGCCTCGGCGCGCTGCGCACGCGCGTGCCCCTTCGCGAGACGGTGCGAGTGTATCCAGACGTGCTCGGGGCACGCGGTGACGAGCTGCAGCTGCGCCTGCGCGACCAGCACAGCGCCGGTGCCCGACAGGTGCGCCAAGTGGGCGGCGGGGGCGAGTTCGCTCAGCTGCGCGAGTATGTGGCGGGCGACCCGTTTCGTGACCTCGACTGGAAGTCCACGGCCAAGCGCCGCCGGCCGGTGACGCGCGTGCTGCAGCAAGAGCGCAGCCAGACCATCCTGCTCTGCCTCGACGTGGGCCGCATGATGGCCGGCCGCATGGACGACGGTGCCACGCGCGCGGGGGTCACCAAGCTGGACCACGCGCTCGACGCGGCGCTGATGCTCGCGTGGTTCGCGCTGCGTCAGGGCGACTACGTGGGGCTCGTCATCTTCGGCGCGGGCGTGTCGGCCTTCGTCCCCCCAGGGCGCGGGTCGGGTCACTACGCCCGCTTGCTCGAGGCCAGCTTCGACGCCGAGGCGCAGCCTACGTTCGTCAATTTCAGGACTCTTGTGGCGTTCGTGCGAACTCGCGTGAAGAAGCGGGCGCTTGTCGTACTCTTCAGCGACCTCCTGGACGAAGAGCACGCCATGCCCTTGGCCGAGAACGCCGCCGTGTTGCGACAAAAGCACCTCCCCCTGTGCGTGACCCTCGAAGAGCCCGTGGCGGTGCGCCTGGCCGATGCGCCAGTGAGCCACGCGAGCGACGTCTACGCCCGAGCGGCTGCGGCGGACTTGTTGATGGACCGCGAGCGCGTGAAGGCGCACCTCACCAAGAACGGGGTCGGGCTGGTGGAGGCTCCGGCCTCCGAGCTCGCGCTCTCGACGGTGCGTCGGTACCTCGAGATCAAGGCCAAGCACGCGCTATGA
- a CDS encoding MoxR family ATPase has product MTDLDLASPLSGPASPPPPHQELDFEPVVRLRHAITQEVRKVVVGQEDAIDGMIVALLARGHVLLEGVPGTAKTLMVRTLAASVGLAFGRIQFTPDLMPSDILGTHIFDLQTGAFRMTKGPIFAQLLLADEINRAPAKTQSALLEAMQERQVSIDGQRHDLGQHFTVFATQNPVEQEGTYPLPEAQLDRFLLKIKVGYPSAAEEDRILAAATAAVGSEDVAQSGVQAVATPAMLDQARALGAHVRVEEPVRRYVRDLVRATRESSMVVLGAGPRAGVHLMVAARWAAVLEGRAFVTPDDVVRMLPSVIAHRLILSPDVELDGLDGHAVLQRIAATVDVPR; this is encoded by the coding sequence ATGACGGACCTCGATCTCGCCTCGCCGCTCAGCGGCCCTGCTTCACCTCCCCCTCCCCATCAAGAGCTCGACTTCGAGCCGGTGGTGCGCCTGCGCCACGCCATCACTCAGGAGGTGCGCAAGGTGGTGGTCGGGCAGGAGGACGCCATCGACGGAATGATCGTGGCGCTGCTCGCCCGCGGCCACGTCTTGCTCGAGGGCGTGCCCGGGACCGCCAAGACGCTCATGGTGCGCACGCTGGCAGCCAGCGTGGGGCTCGCGTTCGGGCGCATCCAGTTCACGCCCGACCTGATGCCCAGTGACATCCTCGGGACGCACATCTTCGACCTGCAGACGGGTGCTTTCCGCATGACGAAGGGGCCCATCTTCGCGCAGCTGCTGCTGGCCGACGAGATCAACCGCGCGCCCGCCAAGACGCAGAGCGCGCTGCTCGAGGCCATGCAGGAGCGGCAGGTCTCCATCGATGGCCAGCGCCACGACCTGGGGCAGCACTTCACGGTCTTCGCGACGCAGAACCCGGTGGAGCAGGAGGGCACCTATCCGCTGCCCGAGGCGCAGCTCGACCGCTTCCTCCTGAAGATCAAGGTGGGGTATCCGAGCGCCGCGGAAGAAGACCGCATCCTCGCGGCGGCAACGGCGGCGGTGGGCTCCGAAGACGTGGCGCAGAGCGGCGTGCAGGCGGTGGCAACGCCCGCGATGCTGGACCAGGCCCGCGCGCTGGGGGCGCACGTCCGCGTGGAGGAGCCCGTGCGGCGCTACGTGCGAGACCTCGTCCGCGCCACGCGCGAGAGCTCGATGGTGGTGCTTGGCGCTGGCCCGCGTGCTGGAGTGCACCTCATGGTGGCGGCGCGTTGGGCTGCGGTGCTCGAGGGGCGAGCGTTCGTCACGCCCGACGACGTGGTGCGCATGCTTCCGTCGGTCATCGCCCACCGCCTGATCCTGTCGCCCGACGTGGAGCTCGACGGGCTCGATGGCCACGCGGTGCTGCAGCGCATCGCCGCGACCGTGGACGTTCCGCGGTGA
- a CDS encoding DUF4350 domain-containing protein — translation MRRFLARSFVALVVLLALGASGVMCARVADRGRYATAYSTYSAGPEGARAIYELVRRAGHPTQRWVEDLEGLPERGVLMALGGCLASQRRPLSRYERESLLAWVRRGGTLMVFGAESYLPEDYPAHLERYPGECARETLQELMDELQGGSAPAEGDDAPIEPPLDEPLGEDALPLEDQAQEEAARRAAEEELEPWRATWDDQQPVFIARTADGPLANLEGVHMVQPAQVEVAAGRSPTRLAHFGERPSAVQLSEGDGSIVVFASASMMLNQAVLEQRGGVLLTRLLAAYARPDAPVVFDEYHLGTGGARSLVRYLRQAGAGVVLLQILVLLALWVLRSGRRLGELEDPPREPPGGTVSYVAATSALYSRSADRSGIGRVLLVRALERIASHHRVRAREPQQVLDQLREMRRDDAAGACSELLGLFSASVDGEKGLVALASRVDALVQRANAPRSFEPLQPRDARQPSLPSTESRPS, via the coding sequence ATGAGGCGGTTTCTGGCCCGCTCGTTCGTCGCGTTGGTGGTGCTCCTCGCCCTCGGCGCATCGGGGGTGATGTGCGCGCGCGTGGCGGACCGCGGTCGCTACGCCACGGCCTACTCCACGTACAGCGCGGGTCCGGAAGGGGCCCGGGCCATCTACGAGCTGGTGCGGCGCGCCGGTCACCCCACGCAACGCTGGGTCGAGGACCTCGAAGGCTTGCCCGAGCGCGGCGTGCTCATGGCGCTCGGGGGCTGTCTGGCGTCACAGCGACGCCCCTTGTCGCGCTACGAGCGGGAGTCGCTGCTCGCATGGGTGAGGCGCGGCGGGACGCTGATGGTGTTTGGTGCGGAGAGCTATCTGCCCGAGGACTACCCGGCGCACCTCGAGCGCTATCCCGGAGAGTGCGCGCGCGAGACGCTCCAAGAGCTGATGGACGAGCTGCAGGGCGGTTCGGCCCCCGCCGAAGGGGATGACGCGCCCATCGAACCACCGCTCGACGAGCCGCTTGGGGAGGATGCCCTGCCTCTCGAAGACCAGGCCCAAGAAGAGGCCGCGCGGCGCGCCGCCGAGGAGGAGCTCGAACCCTGGCGGGCCACTTGGGACGACCAGCAGCCGGTCTTCATCGCGCGCACCGCAGACGGGCCGCTCGCGAACCTCGAGGGAGTCCACATGGTGCAGCCCGCCCAGGTCGAGGTGGCCGCGGGGCGCTCCCCCACACGCCTGGCCCACTTCGGCGAGCGCCCGAGCGCCGTTCAGCTGAGCGAGGGCGACGGCAGCATCGTGGTGTTCGCCTCGGCCAGCATGATGCTCAACCAGGCGGTCTTGGAGCAGCGCGGCGGTGTGTTGCTGACGCGCTTGCTGGCGGCCTACGCGCGGCCGGACGCTCCCGTGGTGTTCGACGAATACCACCTCGGCACGGGCGGCGCGCGCTCGCTGGTGCGCTACCTGCGGCAAGCGGGGGCTGGGGTGGTGCTGCTGCAGATCCTGGTGCTGCTCGCGCTCTGGGTGCTGCGCTCCGGGCGGCGCCTCGGTGAGCTCGAAGACCCGCCACGCGAGCCGCCGGGCGGGACGGTGTCCTACGTGGCGGCCACCAGCGCCCTCTACTCGCGCAGCGCGGACCGTTCTGGCATTGGCCGCGTGCTGCTCGTGCGCGCGCTCGAGCGCATCGCCAGTCACCACCGCGTGCGTGCGCGCGAGCCCCAGCAGGTGCTGGACCAACTGCGTGAGATGCGCCGCGATGACGCCGCCGGGGCCTGCTCGGAGCTCTTGGGCCTGTTCTCCGCGAGCGTCGACGGCGAGAAGGGGCTGGTGGCCCTGGCGTCGCGCGTGGATGCCTTGGTGCAGCGCGCCAACGCGCCGCGCTCGTTCGAACCCCTCCAACCACGCGACGCGCGCCAGCCTTCGCTTCCCTCCACTGAATCGCGACCATCATGA
- a CDS encoding DUF4129 domain-containing protein: protein MSALDWLDRAFTLTRRGGHGFRGRAWLAGAPLAFLAVFVFYLERVEGVRSLRGVLALGLGLAWWWRTLFLGRACRLAMEHLDDPVDAEPGPFRTMGIAAVGGVLLALALLPAALLARGGAFGIVVGLVLALPVALLAPSWVARAAAEGQQGGAAWMTAFRDGSSLRGSALLVQGFLLVGTLMLFVNLLAVAGMLLGALQGLLGVEVAALTSFMSFENDFAMLVVGVVSLWVAEPLRAALAVIALVHARSRRDGADLRGMLGALASGHSPAARATHRSDHGRAAILLVGFMLSAQPGRAQAPLEPYTELPTEVPADELGNTGDSDEPDIYYGADLPELGPEDQATEDNVASILSGAEFREFSDASHGGAAEADGPSWLKRLFEALMRWLEDREQDEAAGADMGAPMLLPPAWVFVALAGALLVAVAAFLLLSRRKDEQASPVLPDALGVPLDPRERAPEEHLDEAAQLAARGLHREAFRSLYLATLVALDRRGEIDFDPARTNWHYLRQMGASARTAAFRTFTQLFDRKWYGDEHTTREEYERGRLLATSLTAPREDRAPAGFEPEGAAP, encoded by the coding sequence GTGAGCGCGCTCGACTGGCTGGACCGGGCCTTCACGCTGACGCGGCGCGGTGGCCATGGCTTTCGGGGACGCGCCTGGCTGGCCGGGGCCCCGCTCGCGTTCCTGGCCGTGTTCGTCTTCTACCTCGAGCGCGTGGAAGGAGTCCGCAGCTTGCGAGGTGTGCTCGCGCTGGGCCTCGGGCTCGCGTGGTGGTGGCGCACTCTCTTTCTCGGCCGAGCGTGCCGCCTGGCCATGGAACACCTCGACGATCCGGTCGATGCCGAGCCGGGCCCCTTCCGCACCATGGGGATCGCGGCGGTCGGTGGTGTGCTGCTGGCTCTGGCGCTTTTGCCCGCCGCGCTGCTGGCCCGAGGAGGGGCGTTCGGGATCGTGGTGGGCCTCGTGCTTGCGCTGCCTGTAGCGCTGCTCGCGCCCAGCTGGGTGGCGCGCGCTGCCGCCGAGGGTCAGCAGGGCGGGGCGGCTTGGATGACAGCGTTCCGGGACGGTTCCTCGCTGCGTGGGAGCGCCCTGCTGGTGCAGGGCTTCTTGCTCGTGGGCACCCTCATGCTGTTCGTGAATCTGCTCGCCGTGGCAGGCATGCTCCTCGGCGCGCTCCAGGGACTCCTCGGCGTGGAGGTCGCTGCGCTCACGTCGTTCATGTCTTTCGAGAACGACTTTGCCATGTTGGTCGTTGGCGTCGTGTCGCTGTGGGTGGCCGAGCCCCTCCGCGCAGCGCTCGCGGTCATCGCGCTGGTGCATGCGCGCTCGCGGCGTGATGGCGCAGATCTGCGTGGCATGCTGGGTGCGCTCGCGTCGGGCCACTCGCCTGCTGCTCGCGCGACCCATCGGAGCGACCACGGGCGCGCGGCGATCCTCTTGGTGGGCTTCATGCTGAGCGCACAGCCGGGCCGCGCCCAGGCGCCCCTCGAGCCATACACCGAGCTGCCCACGGAGGTTCCGGCCGACGAGCTGGGCAACACGGGCGACTCGGACGAGCCCGACATCTACTACGGGGCAGACCTGCCCGAGCTCGGCCCCGAAGACCAAGCGACGGAAGACAACGTGGCCTCCATTCTGTCGGGGGCTGAGTTCCGCGAGTTCAGCGACGCGAGCCACGGCGGCGCCGCCGAGGCGGACGGGCCCTCGTGGCTGAAGCGCCTGTTCGAGGCGCTCATGCGTTGGCTGGAAGATCGCGAGCAGGACGAGGCCGCGGGCGCCGACATGGGCGCACCCATGCTGCTTCCTCCCGCGTGGGTGTTCGTGGCGCTGGCGGGCGCGCTCTTGGTGGCCGTGGCCGCGTTCCTGCTGCTCTCTCGGCGCAAGGACGAGCAGGCCAGCCCCGTTTTGCCCGATGCGCTCGGGGTTCCGCTCGACCCGCGCGAGCGTGCCCCCGAGGAGCACTTGGACGAGGCCGCGCAGCTGGCGGCCCGCGGCCTGCACCGAGAAGCGTTCCGCTCGCTGTATCTGGCCACGCTGGTGGCGCTCGACCGACGCGGCGAGATCGACTTCGACCCCGCCCGCACCAACTGGCACTACCTTCGTCAGATGGGTGCCAGCGCGCGCACGGCCGCGTTCCGCACGTTCACCCAGCTGTTCGACCGCAAGTGGTACGGCGACGAGCACACCACGCGAGAGGAGTACGAGCGCGGCCGGCTGCTGGCGACGTCCCTCACGGCGCCGAGGGAAGACCGGGCACCGGCAGGTTTCGAGCCTGAGGGCGCGGCGCCATGA
- a CDS encoding D-tyrosyl-tRNA(Tyr) deacylase has product MRAVIQRVSRADVVVEGETVGAIERGLLVYLGAGADDGQSDVDYVAQKIRGLRVFVNEEGKMSRSVEDVEGAVLVVSQFTLYGDVRQGRRPSFSSAAPPALAERLYEEVVAALRAAGLVVATGRFRASMNVRCEVDGPVTIQVDSRRLY; this is encoded by the coding sequence ATGAGAGCGGTGATCCAACGGGTGAGTCGAGCCGACGTGGTGGTGGAGGGAGAGACCGTGGGGGCCATCGAGCGAGGTCTGCTCGTGTACCTCGGCGCGGGGGCGGACGACGGCCAGAGCGACGTGGACTACGTGGCCCAGAAGATTCGGGGCCTGCGCGTCTTCGTGAATGAGGAGGGCAAGATGTCCCGCTCGGTGGAGGACGTGGAGGGAGCGGTCCTGGTGGTCTCCCAGTTCACGCTCTACGGAGACGTCCGCCAGGGCCGCCGGCCGTCGTTCTCGAGCGCTGCGCCGCCCGCGCTGGCGGAGCGATTGTACGAAGAAGTCGTGGCCGCGCTGCGGGCGGCGGGCCTCGTGGTGGCCACCGGACGCTTCCGGGCCAGCATGAACGTCCGCTGCGAGGTGGACGGGCCCGTGACGATCCAGGTCGACAGCCGCCGCCTCTACTAA
- a CDS encoding dephospho-CoA kinase → MSKPVYGLTGGIACGKSTVAAMFREHGVGVVDADLVAREVVLPGTDALREIAITFGHAVLDEHGELRRKVLGELVFGNPSALAQLNAITHPRIAALGMRRLIELQQSSAPYLLYEAAILVEQGAHKNFAGLIVVRVSPEVQLARLMARDGAGEADARARIASQMPLEQKVALADWVIDNGGSEAETRAAVDALHEELLRRGRLLP, encoded by the coding sequence ATGAGCAAGCCTGTCTATGGCCTCACGGGAGGCATCGCCTGCGGCAAGAGCACCGTCGCGGCGATGTTCCGAGAGCACGGTGTGGGTGTGGTGGACGCAGACTTGGTGGCGCGCGAAGTCGTCCTCCCTGGCACCGACGCGCTGCGGGAGATCGCGATCACTTTTGGTCACGCCGTCCTCGACGAGCACGGGGAGTTGCGCCGGAAGGTCCTCGGGGAGCTGGTCTTTGGGAACCCCAGCGCCCTCGCCCAGCTGAATGCCATCACCCACCCGCGGATCGCCGCGCTCGGGATGCGCCGGCTCATCGAGCTCCAGCAGAGCAGCGCGCCCTACCTGTTGTACGAAGCGGCCATCCTGGTGGAGCAGGGGGCACACAAGAACTTCGCCGGTCTGATCGTGGTGCGAGTGTCGCCCGAGGTGCAGCTGGCCCGCCTGATGGCGCGCGACGGGGCTGGTGAAGCGGACGCGCGCGCGCGCATCGCGAGCCAGATGCCCCTCGAACAGAAGGTCGCGCTGGCCGACTGGGTGATCGACAACGGGGGCAGCGAGGCCGAGACGCGGGCCGCCGTGGATGCACTCCACGAAGAGCTCCTCCGGCGGGGTAGACTCTTGCCATGA
- a CDS encoding SDR family oxidoreductase encodes MSPPCILVTGFPTSFLALRVVRKLLRDTPDSRLRLVVQSKSLERARELLADMEGATPGRVHVLEGDAASIDMGLSGAEWVALSGEVNIIHHCMAVTYLGAEREFATAANVGGIREAVELAEAAPNFERLVHWSSALVSGAKRGYVLEQDLDASRGFRNVVEKTRFQAERIAREALDGGLPVTILRPSLIVGDSLTGEIDRLEGPYLLVTLMLHAPSDLRIPMPGPGDVKLNLVPIDFVVDAGLHIASLPSSVGETFHLVDPKPLTTRRIFELIAARTGRQPPRGFVPAGWATTLMRTPGLERFANIPRTFLEHLLTDVVYDDRQARRALEGAGITCPSFETYVDRLVHYVEDREASRRHEQVEAFVDSDPLE; translated from the coding sequence ATGAGTCCGCCCTGCATCTTGGTCACCGGCTTTCCGACCAGCTTCTTGGCGCTGCGCGTCGTGCGCAAGCTGCTGCGGGACACGCCGGACAGCCGCCTCCGCCTGGTGGTGCAGAGCAAGTCGCTCGAGCGCGCGCGAGAGCTGCTGGCTGACATGGAGGGGGCCACGCCTGGGCGCGTGCACGTCCTCGAAGGCGACGCCGCCAGCATCGACATGGGGCTGTCCGGGGCCGAGTGGGTGGCGCTCTCGGGTGAGGTGAACATCATTCACCACTGCATGGCCGTCACGTACCTGGGAGCCGAGCGTGAGTTCGCCACCGCAGCAAACGTGGGCGGCATCCGCGAGGCCGTGGAGCTGGCCGAAGCCGCGCCGAACTTCGAGCGGTTGGTGCACTGGTCGAGCGCGCTCGTCAGCGGCGCCAAGCGTGGCTACGTGCTGGAGCAGGACCTGGACGCCAGCCGCGGGTTCCGCAACGTGGTGGAGAAGACGCGCTTCCAGGCGGAGCGCATCGCGCGCGAGGCCCTCGACGGAGGCCTGCCGGTCACCATTCTGCGCCCGAGCCTGATCGTGGGCGACTCCCTCACCGGCGAGATCGACCGCCTCGAGGGCCCCTACCTGCTGGTCACGCTGATGCTGCACGCCCCGAGCGACCTGCGCATCCCCATGCCTGGGCCGGGCGACGTGAAGCTGAACCTGGTGCCCATCGACTTCGTGGTGGACGCGGGCCTGCACATCGCCTCCCTGCCCAGCTCAGTGGGCGAGACCTTCCACCTGGTGGACCCGAAGCCGCTGACCACGCGCCGCATCTTCGAGCTCATCGCGGCGCGCACCGGACGCCAGCCCCCCCGTGGGTTCGTCCCTGCGGGCTGGGCCACCACGCTGATGCGCACCCCCGGCCTCGAGCGCTTCGCGAACATCCCGCGCACGTTCCTCGAGCACCTGCTCACGGACGTGGTCTACGACGACCGCCAGGCGCGTCGCGCGCTCGAGGGGGCCGGCATCACCTGCCCGTCGTTCGAGACCTACGTGGATCGCCTGGTCCACTACGTGGAAGACCGCGAAGCCAGCCGCCGCCACGAGCAGGTCGAGGCCTTCGTGGACTCCGACCCCCTCGAATGA
- a CDS encoding TldD/PmbA family protein, whose protein sequence is MSQNDTAAGRAEQLLRLGDEIVARAIEGGASVAEASVREGAHLSVKVRLGERELVEEAGSRAIGLRVMVGQQVAVSYTSDLTEAGRKRLVEDALELAQLSEPDPFAGGPEPSLLSREADWPALDTCDPLMGSLTAGRALELALRAEKAALDFDPRIINSEGATVSRAVGGSALVTSGGFRGYGEGSYVSLVVNPLTEDTDGKKRRGFHWAARRFLAELDDEVEVGREAARRTLRKLGAKKIGSAEMPVVFDPDAGRAILGLLSSCVNGGSIWRKSSYLVDRLGTLVSSPLVTIIDDPLINKAPGSRAFDGEGLVSRRNVVVERGELKTYLLDSYAGRKLGMPSTGSASRGSSGGVGIGTTNFVLQPGEETAAELIARTPRGLYVTEMMGFGFNAVTGDFSRGASGFLIEDGALGPAVSEVTISLNLDELLKRIDGVANDLDLRTSVASPTFRVSAMTIAGR, encoded by the coding sequence ATGAGCCAGAACGACACAGCAGCAGGTCGCGCCGAGCAGCTCCTCCGCCTGGGAGACGAGATCGTGGCCCGCGCCATCGAGGGCGGCGCGAGTGTGGCCGAAGCCAGCGTGCGCGAGGGTGCCCACCTCTCCGTGAAGGTGCGCTTGGGGGAGCGCGAGCTGGTGGAAGAGGCCGGCTCCCGCGCCATCGGGTTGCGGGTCATGGTCGGCCAGCAGGTGGCCGTCAGCTACACCAGCGACCTCACCGAGGCGGGTCGCAAGCGCTTGGTGGAAGACGCACTCGAGCTCGCGCAGCTCAGCGAGCCGGACCCGTTCGCGGGCGGGCCCGAGCCCAGCCTGCTCAGCCGCGAGGCCGACTGGCCGGCGCTCGACACGTGCGACCCGCTGATGGGCAGCCTCACCGCAGGCCGCGCGCTCGAGCTCGCCCTGCGCGCCGAGAAGGCCGCTCTCGACTTCGACCCGCGCATCATCAACAGCGAGGGGGCCACCGTGTCCCGCGCCGTGGGAGGCAGCGCGCTGGTCACCAGCGGGGGCTTCCGGGGCTACGGCGAGGGCTCGTACGTGTCGCTGGTGGTCAACCCGCTCACCGAGGACACCGACGGAAAGAAGCGGCGCGGCTTCCACTGGGCCGCGCGTCGCTTCCTGGCCGAGCTGGACGACGAAGTGGAGGTCGGCCGCGAGGCCGCCCGACGCACGCTGCGCAAGCTGGGCGCCAAGAAGATCGGCAGTGCCGAGATGCCCGTGGTGTTCGACCCGGACGCGGGCAGGGCCATCCTCGGGCTGCTGTCCAGCTGCGTGAACGGCGGCAGCATCTGGCGCAAGAGCAGCTACCTGGTGGACAGGCTGGGCACGCTCGTCTCGAGCCCGTTGGTCACCATCATCGACGACCCACTCATCAACAAAGCGCCGGGCTCGCGCGCCTTCGACGGCGAGGGCCTCGTCTCCCGCCGCAACGTGGTGGTGGAGCGTGGCGAGCTGAAGACCTACCTGCTTGACTCGTATGCTGGTCGCAAGCTCGGCATGCCCAGCACGGGCAGCGCCTCGCGCGGCAGCTCGGGGGGCGTGGGCATCGGCACCACCAACTTCGTTCTGCAGCCGGGCGAAGAGACGGCCGCGGAGCTCATCGCGCGCACGCCACGCGGCCTCTACGTCACCGAGATGATGGGCTTCGGCTTCAACGCGGTGACGGGTGACTTCAGCCGCGGCGCGAGCGGCTTCCTGATCGAAGACGGCGCGCTCGGGCCCGCCGTGAGCGAGGTCACGATCTCGCTGAACCTCGACGAGCTGCTCAAGCGCATCGACGGAGTGGCCAACGACCTCGACCTCCGCACCAGCGTCGCGTCGCCCACGTTCCGGGTGAGCGCCATGACCATCGCGGGCCGCTAG
- the tldD gene encoding metalloprotease TldD (responsible for the proteolytic maturation of the E. coli pMccB17 plasmid-encoded microcin B17, an exported protein that targets the essential topoisomerase II DNA gyrase; degrades the E. coli plasmid F-encoded CcdA): MTSRYQAPFAPGGSAPIDRALAERLLAVALEQGGDYADLFFEYAVNGSYGYDEGLLKSAGRYVTMGLGVRVMQGDATGYAYVESLDWDALTHAARTASQIARGGKSVAPVALTSQTLPVRYPVVQHSLDVEGVAKRALLERADRAARALDERIVKVTASLNEELREILVATSAGHFAWDSQPLVRFGVNVIAEAGGKRQTGSSGGGGRTGMEYLETHTPEAHAAEAVRQALAMLDAREAPAGEMEVVLAPGDSGILLHEAVGHGLEADFNRKKTSNYADAIGQQVASELCTVVDDGSLMSGRGTINVDDEGYTPTSSTLIERGRLVGYMQDQHSAKFFGVTPTGNGRRESFRSAPMPRMTNTLLLNGESDPDEIIQSVKRGVYARKFGGGQVDITNGDFVFSLTEGYLIEDGRITAPLKGVNLIGNGPDVMRKVAMLGNDMAVSDGIWTCGKDGQSVPVGVGCPTVKISAMTVGGTDLGG, translated from the coding sequence ATGACATCCCGATACCAGGCACCGTTCGCTCCCGGGGGCAGCGCTCCCATCGACCGCGCGCTCGCCGAGCGCCTCCTCGCGGTGGCCCTCGAGCAGGGCGGGGACTACGCGGACCTCTTCTTCGAGTACGCCGTCAACGGCAGCTACGGCTACGACGAGGGGCTGCTCAAGTCCGCCGGGCGCTACGTCACCATGGGGCTCGGCGTCCGGGTCATGCAGGGTGACGCGACGGGCTACGCCTATGTGGAGAGCCTCGACTGGGACGCCCTCACGCACGCGGCCCGCACGGCGTCGCAGATCGCACGCGGGGGAAAGAGCGTCGCGCCCGTGGCGCTCACGTCGCAGACCCTGCCGGTGCGCTACCCGGTGGTGCAGCACTCGCTCGACGTGGAAGGTGTGGCCAAGCGGGCCCTCCTCGAGCGTGCCGATCGCGCGGCGCGGGCGCTCGACGAGCGCATCGTGAAGGTGACCGCCAGCCTCAACGAAGAGCTGCGCGAGATCCTGGTGGCCACCAGCGCCGGCCACTTCGCCTGGGACAGCCAGCCGCTGGTGCGCTTCGGGGTCAACGTCATCGCCGAGGCCGGCGGCAAGCGTCAGACCGGCTCCTCCGGCGGCGGTGGTCGCACCGGCATGGAGTACCTGGAGACTCACACGCCCGAGGCGCATGCCGCCGAGGCGGTGCGTCAGGCCCTCGCCATGCTGGACGCTCGCGAAGCGCCCGCCGGCGAGATGGAGGTGGTGCTGGCCCCCGGCGACAGCGGCATCCTGCTGCACGAGGCGGTCGGGCATGGCCTCGAGGCGGACTTCAACCGCAAGAAGACCAGCAACTACGCGGACGCCATCGGCCAGCAGGTGGCCAGCGAGCTCTGCACCGTAGTGGACGACGGCTCGCTCATGTCGGGGCGCGGCACCATCAACGTGGACGACGAGGGCTACACCCCCACCAGCAGCACGCTCATCGAGCGCGGGCGCCTGGTGGGCTACATGCAGGACCAGCACTCGGCCAAGTTCTTCGGGGTCACCCCAACCGGCAACGGGCGCCGCGAGAGCTTCCGCAGCGCGCCCATGCCGCGCATGACCAACACGCTGCTGCTCAACGGTGAGAGCGACCCCGACGAGATCATCCAGAGCGTCAAGCGGGGCGTCTACGCCCGCAAGTTCGGCGGCGGCCAGGTGGACATCACCAACGGCGACTTCGTCTTCTCGCTCACGGAGGGCTACTTGATCGAAGACGGACGCATCACGGCGCCGCTCAAGGGCGTGAACCTGATCGGCAACGGCCCCGACGTCATGCGCAAGGTGGCCATGCTGGGCAACGACATGGCCGTCTCGGACGGCATCTGGACGTGCGGCAAGGACGGGCAGTCGGTGCCGGTGGGCGTGGGCTGCCCCACGGTGAAGATCTCGGCGATGACCGTCGGCGGCACGGACCTGGGAGGCTGA